The following proteins come from a genomic window of Caldisericia bacterium:
- the map gene encoding type I methionyl aminopeptidase, with product MIILKSKREIEIMREAGIILYEIMDQLKDMVKEGVSAFELDKFAEERIVSYGAVPAFKGYRGYPYSICISINEEVIHGFPLKEKVFKNGDLVSLDLGLMYKGYYSDMAYTVPVGEIDEDKKKLIEFGERVMYKAISIAQIGNRIGDISNTIELNSKSFGYSVVKEFIGHGIGRKLHEEPEVPNFGEKNSGPYIKEGMTFAIEPMICMGSGEVYVDKDGWTVKTKDGKPAVHFEHTIAITKSGPIILTSPEEIR from the coding sequence ATGATTATATTGAAAAGCAAAAGAGAAATTGAAATTATGAGAGAGGCAGGAATTATTTTGTATGAGATAATGGATCAACTAAAAGATATGGTTAAAGAAGGAGTTTCTGCTTTTGAACTTGATAAGTTTGCTGAAGAGAGAATTGTTTCTTATGGTGCAGTTCCTGCTTTTAAAGGATATAGAGGTTATCCATATTCAATATGTATCTCTATTAATGAAGAGGTAATTCATGGATTTCCGCTTAAAGAAAAAGTTTTTAAAAATGGAGATCTTGTATCTTTAGATTTAGGATTAATGTATAAAGGATATTACTCTGATATGGCTTATACTGTTCCAGTTGGTGAAATTGATGAAGATAAAAAGAAATTAATTGAGTTTGGTGAAAGAGTCATGTATAAAGCAATTTCTATTGCACAGATAGGGAATAGAATTGGAGATATATCTAATACAATTGAACTTAATTCGAAAAGTTTTGGTTATTCAGTTGTAAAAGAATTTATTGGCCATGGAATAGGAAGAAAATTACATGAAGAACCAGAGGTACCAAACTTTGGAGAGAAAAACAGTGGTCCATATATAAAAGAAGGTATGACTTTTGCTATTGAACCTATGATATGTATGGGAAGTGGAGAAGTTTATGTAGATAAAGATGGTTGGACTGTTAAAACAAAAGATGGTAAACCTGCTGTTCACTTTGAACATACAATTGCTATTACAAAGAGTGGTCCAATAATTTTAACTTCACCTGAGGAGATAAGATGA
- the truA gene encoding tRNA pseudouridine(38-40) synthase TruA: MIKNIKLTLMYDGTNFFGTQKNENFRTVEGVLENCLSKILKINEIKITFASRTDRGVHAIGQVANFLVETNIPGDRFKNILNDKLPQDLRVKESIEVENTFSSRFDSKGKIYLFFINNSKDTPHPIIDRYSLWFPYEINIERIKKNLKIFEGIKDFSSFTTEEERKEESTIKEIYETNLIKKGNFIILYFFGKSFLRHQIRRMVGALLEIERRNLKSDILLEALNSKKHYLGEKKVSSRGLFLFKVLY, from the coding sequence ATGATAAAAAATATAAAACTAACTTTAATGTATGATGGAACAAATTTTTTTGGTACTCAAAAAAATGAAAATTTTAGAACAGTTGAAGGAGTTCTTGAAAACTGTTTATCAAAAATTTTAAAAATTAATGAAATAAAAATAACTTTTGCCAGTAGAACAGATAGAGGAGTTCATGCCATTGGTCAAGTTGCAAACTTTTTAGTTGAGACAAATATTCCAGGTGATAGATTTAAAAATATTTTAAATGATAAATTGCCTCAAGATTTAAGAGTTAAAGAATCAATTGAAGTAGAAAACACTTTCTCTTCAAGGTTTGATTCTAAAGGTAAAATTTATCTTTTTTTTATTAATAATTCAAAAGATACTCCTCATCCTATAATTGATAGATATTCTTTGTGGTTTCCTTATGAAATTAATATCGAAAGAATTAAAAAAAATTTAAAAATTTTTGAGGGTATAAAGGACTTTTCAAGTTTTACAACTGAAGAAGAGAGAAAGGAAGAGTCAACAATAAAAGAAATATATGAAACAAATTTAATAAAAAAGGGAAATTTTATTATTTTATATTTTTTTGGAAAATCTTTCTTAAGGCATCAAATAAGAAGAATGGTTGGGGCTCTTCTTGAAATTGAAAGAAGAAATTTAAAAAGTGATATTTTGTTAGAAGCTTTAAATTCAAAAAAACATTACCTTGGAGAAAAAAAAGTTTCATCAAGAGGCCTTTTTTTATTTAAGGTTCTTTATTAA
- the rpsK gene encoding 30S ribosomal protein S11, with translation MAKTKKKRRVDENVNVYINSTFNNTIVTVTDKDGNVITWGSAGTSGFKGTKKGTPFAAQVAAENVAKKVSMLGAKYADVFVKGPGPGRETAVRALQTGGLIVKSIKDITPIPHNGCRPPKRRRV, from the coding sequence ATGGCTAAGACAAAGAAAAAAAGAAGAGTAGATGAAAATGTGAATGTGTATATAAATTCAACATTTAACAACACAATTGTTACAGTTACTGATAAAGATGGTAATGTAATTACTTGGGGATCTGCAGGAACCAGTGGTTTTAAAGGAACCAAAAAAGGAACTCCATTTGCTGCTCAAGTTGCTGCAGAAAATGTTGCAAAAAAAGTTAGTATGCTTGGTGCAAAATATGCTGATGTTTTTGTTAAAGGTCCTGGCCCTGGAAGAGAAACTGCAGTAAGAGCACTTCAAACAGGAGGTCTTATTGTTAAATCCATTAAAGACATTACACCAATTCCACATAATGGTTGTAGACCACCAAAAAGAAGGAGAGTATAA
- a CDS encoding energy-coupling factor transporter transmembrane component T, which translates to MISKDSIVIGQYYPGFGFLYTIDPRAKIISFLFLMIMIFVYKTITSFIPIFILIMSFFILSRIPLKHVLKGLKPIFILLIITIFFHFFFTPGKSLLNLFFLKLTYEGLTRGIFIGTRLILLIFISSILTFTTSPLELTRGLEFLTLPLNKIGFPSSEIIMMITIALRFIPVLVEEADRIIVAQISRGANLYEGNIIKRSKNLIPILIPLFISAFRRAEDLAIAMEVRCFQPGKKRTYMRRLIWHKSDTIFLILILFLGVLSYFIK; encoded by the coding sequence ATGATTAGTAAAGATTCAATCGTAATTGGACAATATTATCCAGGTTTTGGCTTTTTATACACAATTGATCCAAGAGCAAAGATTATTTCTTTTCTTTTCCTCATGATTATGATATTTGTTTACAAAACTATAACTTCATTCATTCCAATTTTTATTTTAATAATGTCCTTTTTTATATTATCAAGAATTCCACTAAAACATGTTTTAAAGGGTTTAAAACCAATTTTTATTCTTCTTATTATAACTATTTTCTTCCACTTTTTCTTTACACCTGGAAAATCTCTTCTTAATTTGTTTTTTTTGAAATTGACTTATGAAGGTTTAACAAGGGGAATATTTATTGGAACAAGACTTATCCTTTTAATTTTTATTTCATCAATTTTAACTTTTACCACATCTCCTCTTGAATTAACAAGAGGATTAGAATTTTTAACACTTCCATTAAACAAAATTGGTTTTCCCTCATCTGAAATCATTATGATGATAACAATTGCTTTACGTTTTATCCCAGTTCTTGTAGAAGAAGCAGATAGAATTATTGTTGCTCAAATAAGTAGAGGTGCAAATTTATATGAAGGAAATATTATTAAAAGGTCAAAAAATTTAATTCCAATACTTATTCCACTTTTCATCTCTGCTTTTAGAAGAGCAGAAGATCTTGCAATTGCAATGGAGGTTAGATGTTTTCAACCAGGAAAGAAAAGAACATACATGAGACGTCTTATCTGGCATAAAAGTGATACAATTTTTCTTATATTAATTCTTTTTCTTGGAGTTTTATCTTATTTCATAAAATGA
- the rpsM gene encoding 30S ribosomal protein S13 produces the protein MARVVGVDLPKNKRIDIALTYIYGIGLSRAKEIIKNLNIDPNKKVKDLTPEEINNLNDYIPKHYKVEGDLRKEIASNIKRLIDINCYRGYRHKRGLPVRGQRTRTNARTRKGPRKTVGSK, from the coding sequence GTGGCAAGAGTTGTTGGAGTTGATTTGCCTAAAAACAAAAGAATAGATATTGCATTAACTTATATTTATGGAATTGGTTTATCAAGAGCAAAAGAAATAATTAAAAATTTAAACATTGATCCTAATAAAAAAGTTAAAGATCTTACTCCAGAAGAGATAAATAATTTAAACGATTATATTCCAAAACACTATAAAGTTGAAGGTGATTTAAGAAAAGAGATTGCTTCAAATATTAAAAGATTAATTGACATAAACTGTTACAGAGGATATAGACATAAAAGAGGACTTCCTGTTAGAGGTCAAAGGACAAGAACAAATGCAAGAACAAGAAAAGGTCCAAGAAAAACTGTTGGTAGTAAATAA
- the infA gene encoding translation initiation factor IF-1, producing the protein MKDKEYIEVEGVVVEALPDMHFKVKLPNGKIIKAFVSGKMRLNSIRVLPGDKVRIQISKYDPTQGRIVYRIS; encoded by the coding sequence ATGAAAGACAAAGAGTATATTGAAGTTGAAGGAGTTGTAGTAGAAGCACTTCCTGATATGCACTTTAAAGTTAAATTACCAAATGGAAAAATTATAAAAGCATTTGTAAGTGGGAAAATGAGATTAAATTCTATTCGAGTTCTTCCTGGGGACAAGGTTAGGATTCAGATTTCAAAATATGACCCAACCCAGGGAAGAATAGTATATAGAATTTCTTAA
- a CDS encoding energy-coupling factor transporter ATPase, with protein MEYKGVEGRTPAIEIKNLTYTYSKGLPYEKEAIRDINMIVYEGEAIGILGHTGSGKSTLIQHLNGILLPQQGEVKIFGETIKNDKKFLKNLRRIVGIVFQFPEDELFAETVYEDIAFGPKNLGLNDDEIRIRVLNSIKEVGLDESYLERSPFSLSGGEKRRVAIACILSMEPKILVLDEPTSGLDPIGREDIISLIKKLKDERKVTIIMISHSMEDIVQFIDRVYILNNGRVVLEGKTDEVFKNKELLENYDLSVPELFQLGEELKKEGFIINSSFKDFEIAKKEILRNFYD; from the coding sequence ATGGAATATAAAGGAGTTGAAGGAAGAACTCCTGCAATTGAAATTAAGAATTTAACATACACATATTCAAAAGGTCTTCCTTATGAAAAAGAAGCAATAAGAGATATTAATATGATAGTTTATGAAGGAGAAGCAATTGGAATTTTAGGCCATACAGGAAGTGGAAAATCAACATTAATTCAACATCTTAATGGTATACTTCTTCCACAACAAGGAGAAGTTAAAATTTTCGGGGAAACTATTAAAAATGATAAAAAATTTTTAAAAAATTTAAGAAGAATTGTTGGAATAGTTTTTCAATTTCCAGAAGATGAACTTTTTGCTGAAACAGTTTATGAAGATATTGCTTTTGGACCTAAAAATCTAGGTTTAAATGATGATGAAATAAGAATAAGAGTTTTAAATTCAATTAAAGAGGTTGGGCTAGATGAGAGTTATCTTGAGAGGTCTCCATTTTCATTATCCGGTGGTGAAAAAAGAAGAGTTGCAATTGCTTGTATTTTATCAATGGAGCCAAAAATACTTGTTTTAGATGAACCAACATCGGGTTTAGATCCAATAGGAAGAGAAGATATTATTTCTTTAATTAAAAAACTAAAAGATGAAAGAAAAGTTACAATAATTATGATTTCTCATTCAATGGAAGATATTGTTCAATTTATTGATAGGGTTTACATATTAAATAATGGAAGAGTTGTTTTAGAAGGCAAAACAGATGAAGTTTTTAAAAATAAAGAATTATTAGAAAATTATGATCTCTCTGTACCAGAATTGTTTCAATTGGGAGAAGAGTTAAAAAAAGAGGGTTTTATTATTAACTCATCTTTTAAAGATTTTGAAATTGCAAAAAAAGAAATATTAAGGAACTTTTATGATTAG
- a CDS encoding energy-coupling factor transporter ATPase has protein sequence MIELKNIYFSYFVPEKVDVLKNINLKINKGEFISIIGKNGSGKSTLGRIISFLLEPTQGEILFDGKKVKSEIDYLEIRKKIGMVFQNPDNQIVSQIVEEDVAFGLENLNYDEETIKKKVEEVLLEVDLLEERRFPPHFLSGGQRQKLAIAGILVMEPEYIVLDEPTSLLDPKGRGDVIKLITRLNKKGITIILITHRMEEAMLGDKVYVLNDGEIVMSGEPEYVFTKVEFLRNIGLSVPPLTYLSYLLKNEGMPIEVKLWNIKELKEELLQLKLRI, from the coding sequence GTGATTGAACTTAAAAATATTTACTTCTCTTATTTTGTTCCTGAGAAGGTTGATGTTTTAAAAAACATCAACTTAAAAATTAATAAAGGTGAATTTATATCAATAATCGGAAAGAATGGTTCTGGTAAATCTACCCTTGGTAGAATTATTTCTTTTTTATTAGAACCAACTCAGGGTGAAATTTTATTTGATGGAAAAAAGGTTAAAAGTGAAATTGATTATCTTGAAATAAGAAAAAAGATTGGAATGGTTTTTCAAAATCCTGATAATCAAATTGTATCTCAAATTGTTGAGGAAGATGTTGCTTTTGGATTAGAGAATTTAAACTATGATGAGGAAACTATAAAAAAGAAGGTTGAGGAGGTTTTACTTGAAGTTGACCTTCTTGAAGAAAGAAGGTTTCCTCCTCACTTTCTTTCTGGAGGGCAAAGACAAAAACTCGCAATTGCTGGAATACTTGTAATGGAACCAGAATATATTGTTTTAGATGAACCAACTTCTTTGCTTGATCCAAAAGGAAGGGGGGATGTTATCAAATTAATAACAAGATTAAATAAAAAGGGGATAACCATAATTCTAATAACTCATAGAATGGAAGAAGCGATGCTGGGTGATAAAGTTTATGTTTTAAATGATGGTGAAATTGTTATGTCAGGAGAACCAGAATATGTTTTTACAAAAGTTGAATTTTTAAGAAATATTGGTCTTTCTGTTCCACCGTTAACATATCTTTCTTATTTATTGAAAAATGAAGGAATGCCAATTGAGGTTAAGTTATGGAATATAAAGGAGTTGAAGGAAGAACTCCTGCAATTGAAATTAAGAATTTAA
- a CDS encoding adenylate kinase encodes MIIILLGNVGVGKGTQGKLIMKKYNIPYFATGDIFRENIEKSTPLGVKVKEIVRQGKLVSDELVNEIVFDKINNLENFILDGYPRTLNQALAFENFLKEKNKEVNIVLYIDVPEEIIIKRLSGRRICPKCGRIYNIYLDKPKKDEICDFDGEKLVTREDDKVDVIQKRIDEFKQKTYPLVEFYEKRMKLCRINGNREVNEVFNDISKIIDDYIEKQKRN; translated from the coding sequence ATGATAATTATACTTCTTGGAAATGTTGGTGTAGGAAAAGGAACGCAAGGAAAACTCATTATGAAAAAATACAATATTCCATATTTCGCAACTGGTGATATCTTTAGAGAAAATATTGAAAAGAGTACTCCTTTAGGAGTTAAAGTGAAAGAGATAGTTAGACAAGGAAAACTTGTAAGTGATGAACTTGTAAATGAGATAGTTTTTGATAAAATAAATAATTTGGAAAATTTTATACTTGATGGATATCCAAGAACTTTAAATCAGGCTTTGGCCTTTGAAAATTTTTTAAAAGAGAAAAACAAAGAAGTTAATATTGTTCTTTATATTGATGTTCCAGAGGAGATAATTATTAAAAGGTTATCTGGTAGAAGAATATGTCCTAAATGTGGTAGGATTTACAATATCTACTTAGACAAACCAAAAAAAGATGAAATATGTGATTTTGATGGAGAAAAACTTGTGACTCGAGAAGATGATAAAGTTGATGTTATTCAAAAAAGAATTGATGAATTTAAACAAAAAACTTATCCTTTAGTTGAATTCTATGAAAAAAGGATGAAACTTTGCAGAATTAATGGAAATAGAGAAGTTAACGAAGTTTTTAATGATATTTCAAAGATTATAGATGATTATATTGAAAAGCAAAAGAGAAATTGA
- the rpsD gene encoding 30S ribosomal protein S4, translated as MAKITKPKCRICRRLGVKLFLKGERCYSRKCALERKFSPPGVQGMRRKAKPSDYAIHLWEKQKLRKIYGVMERQFKLYFERANAQRKIPTGEKLLELLERRLDNVIFRGGLAISRSSARQLVNHGHVKVNGKTVNIPSYEVKPGDIIELKPKARNIPQVIQAIETRSFVPSWLSTDFDNLKITVNSIPTRDQIDTPIKEELVVEFYSK; from the coding sequence ATGGCTAAGATAACTAAACCAAAATGTAGAATATGTAGAAGATTAGGAGTTAAACTTTTTCTAAAAGGTGAAAGATGTTATTCAAGAAAGTGTGCACTTGAGAGAAAATTTTCACCTCCTGGTGTTCAAGGAATGAGAAGAAAAGCAAAACCATCAGACTATGCAATTCACCTTTGGGAAAAACAGAAATTAAGAAAAATTTATGGAGTTATGGAAAGACAATTTAAACTTTACTTTGAAAGAGCAAATGCACAAAGAAAAATTCCAACTGGTGAGAAACTTCTTGAACTCCTTGAGAGAAGATTAGACAATGTTATCTTTAGAGGAGGTCTTGCAATTTCAAGATCCTCTGCAAGACAACTTGTAAATCACGGTCATGTAAAAGTAAATGGAAAAACAGTAAATATACCTTCATATGAAGTAAAACCAGGAGACATAATTGAATTAAAGCCAAAAGCAAGAAATATTCCTCAAGTTATTCAAGCAATTGAGACAAGATCATTTGTTCCTTCATGGCTTTCTACAGATTTTGATAATTTAAAAATCACTGTAAACTCAATCCCAACAAGAGATCAAATAGATACTCCAATCAAAGAGGAACTTGTTGTTGAGTTCTATTCTAAATAG
- the rpoA gene encoding DNA-directed RNA polymerase subunit alpha, with the protein MEYLAGKPKIKILEDNNNYLKVVIDPLYRGYGITIGNALRRVLLSSITGYGVYAIEIKGITHEFTTIPYVYEDVPQIIYNIKQLVLKGNLERDKLHLHVKGEKEVKAKDIDPNPNIEIVNPDLHLFTITDKKGEVEMLLYVKRGFGYLLDSENKEPGFPIDTIFIDTNFSPVKKVNFEVSSSDVAPFPKREKLTLEIWTNGALTPRESVKEAINILNYYMGILSELKVEEEKKEISVELLPLSTKVKKVLISEGIETLSQLKKEFLSGGLKDLKGIGEKYLSEIEDVLKNYSEEAEEESILNRSIEEVATELSISMDDLNVLKLGGVKTLKDLIKLSHDDLLSEKFNLSSKVVKKIENRLKKWNLSLRKEISDEA; encoded by the coding sequence ATGGAATATTTAGCAGGCAAACCTAAAATTAAAATTTTAGAAGATAATAATAATTATTTAAAAGTAGTAATTGATCCACTTTATAGAGGTTATGGAATCACAATTGGAAATGCTTTAAGAAGAGTTCTCCTTTCATCTATTACAGGATATGGAGTATATGCAATTGAAATTAAAGGAATAACTCATGAATTTACAACTATTCCATATGTATATGAAGATGTTCCTCAAATAATTTATAATATTAAACAACTTGTTTTAAAAGGAAATCTTGAAAGAGACAAACTTCACCTTCATGTTAAAGGAGAAAAAGAAGTAAAAGCAAAAGATATTGATCCAAATCCAAACATAGAAATTGTAAATCCTGATTTACACCTTTTTACTATAACTGATAAAAAGGGTGAAGTTGAGATGCTTCTTTATGTTAAAAGAGGTTTTGGATATCTACTTGATTCAGAAAATAAAGAGCCAGGATTTCCAATTGATACAATTTTTATTGATACAAATTTCTCTCCAGTAAAAAAAGTAAATTTTGAAGTTTCTTCTTCAGATGTCGCTCCCTTCCCAAAGAGAGAAAAATTAACTCTTGAAATTTGGACAAATGGAGCATTAACTCCAAGAGAATCAGTAAAGGAAGCAATAAATATTCTTAATTACTATATGGGAATTCTTTCAGAACTTAAAGTTGAAGAGGAGAAAAAAGAGATTAGTGTTGAGTTATTGCCTTTATCAACAAAAGTAAAGAAAGTTTTAATAAGTGAAGGTATTGAAACTTTATCACAACTTAAAAAAGAGTTTCTATCTGGTGGTCTTAAAGATTTGAAAGGTATTGGTGAAAAATATCTTTCTGAAATTGAAGATGTTTTAAAAAATTATAGTGAGGAAGCAGAAGAAGAAAGTATTTTAAATAGATCTATTGAAGAAGTTGCAACTGAACTTTCTATTTCTATGGATGATTTAAATGTTTTAAAACTTGGAGGAGTGAAAACCTTAAAAGATTTAATTAAACTTTCTCATGATGATCTTTTATCTGAAAAATTCAATTTATCTTCAAAAGTTGTAAAAAAGATTGAAAATAGATTAAAAAAATGGAATTTATCTTTAAGAAAGGAGATAAGCGATGAGGCATAA
- the rpmJ gene encoding 50S ribosomal protein L36: MKVRSSVKRICPKCKVIKRKGRVMIICSNPKHKQKQG, encoded by the coding sequence ATGAAAGTTAGATCATCTGTTAAGAGAATTTGTCCTAAGTGTAAAGTTATAAAAAGAAAGGGAAGAGTTATGATTATTTGCTCTAACCCTAAACATAAACAAAAACAAGGTTAA
- the secY gene encoding preprotein translocase subunit SecY, translating to MWSLLKNALRIKELRGRIIFTLFMFALFRLGTFIPVPGVNRDLLKDAVTQGGLLSLIDIFAGGGLSNFSIFALGVFPYINASIIMQLLGAIFPKLEELMREGGEEGRRKIAMWTKYLTFFLALIEAGALLITFSNQGFVTAKGLLSQFTIILTLVAGTYVLFWMGETITEKGIGNGVSLIIFAGVISRIPVGVGEIVRLYGKTGGITLPQIIFTILGFLAILLGILYLYQSERRVPVQYAKRIVGRRMYGGQSTYIPLRLIQAGILPIIFASAFLTFPATIGQFFPGTWIDAIGKALTKSNSFWYNLFFFLFVVFFTYFYTEISFNPNELSENLKKWGGFIPGVRPGEATTQYIARIINRVTFPSALILGLIAIVPNFFFGATQIRAFYFGGTSILIIIGVALETIQQIDAYVKMRHYEGLLK from the coding sequence ATGTGGAGTCTTTTGAAAAATGCGCTTAGAATAAAAGAATTAAGAGGAAGAATAATTTTTACACTTTTTATGTTTGCTCTTTTTAGATTAGGAACCTTTATTCCTGTTCCAGGAGTAAATAGAGATCTCTTGAAAGATGCTGTAACCCAAGGTGGGCTTTTGAGTTTGATTGATATTTTTGCTGGTGGAGGACTTTCAAACTTTTCAATTTTTGCACTTGGTGTTTTTCCTTATATTAACGCATCAATTATTATGCAACTTTTAGGTGCTATTTTCCCCAAACTTGAAGAACTAATGAGAGAAGGCGGTGAAGAAGGAAGAAGAAAAATTGCAATGTGGACAAAGTACCTCACATTTTTCCTTGCTTTAATTGAGGCTGGTGCTCTTTTAATTACTTTTTCAAACCAAGGTTTTGTTACTGCAAAAGGACTTCTCTCTCAATTTACGATAATTTTAACTTTAGTTGCAGGAACTTATGTGCTTTTCTGGATGGGAGAAACGATAACAGAAAAGGGAATTGGAAATGGAGTTTCGCTTATAATTTTTGCTGGAGTTATTAGTAGAATTCCCGTAGGAGTTGGTGAAATTGTCAGATTATATGGAAAAACAGGTGGTATAACTCTTCCTCAAATTATCTTTACTATTTTAGGATTTCTTGCTATTCTTCTTGGGATTTTATATCTTTATCAATCTGAAAGAAGAGTACCGGTTCAATATGCTAAAAGAATAGTTGGAAGGAGAATGTATGGTGGTCAATCAACATATATTCCTTTAAGGTTAATTCAGGCAGGAATACTACCAATTATTTTTGCTTCAGCATTTTTAACTTTTCCAGCAACAATTGGTCAATTTTTCCCTGGTACATGGATTGATGCTATAGGTAAAGCATTAACTAAATCAAATTCATTTTGGTATAATTTATTTTTCTTCTTATTTGTTGTATTCTTCACTTATTTCTATACTGAAATTTCATTTAATCCAAATGAACTATCTGAAAATCTTAAAAAATGGGGAGGATTTATTCCAGGAGTAAGACCAGGAGAAGCAACAACACAATACATAGCAAGAATTATTAATAGAGTTACATTTCCATCTGCTTTAATTCTTGGTTTAATTGCAATTGTTCCTAACTTTTTCTTTGGCGCAACTCAGATTAGAGCATTTTATTTTGGTGGTACATCAATTCTAATTATAATTGGTGTTGCACTTGAAACAATTCAACAAATTGATGCCTATGTTAAAATGCGTCATTACGAGGGTCTTTTGAAGTGA
- the rplO gene encoding 50S ribosomal protein L15 has translation MIKLSNLKNPFPHKKKFIVGRGPGSGAGKNCGYGNKGQKSRSGRGKEVWFEGGQTPIYKRLPQLRGIKNKSLKNLKEIASLNIKDIVDHFKEGDTVNLQTLKEKGLIEKRIKYLKILGEGEISFPLNFEAHSFSKTAKEKIEKAQGKCILLR, from the coding sequence ATGATAAAACTTTCTAATCTTAAGAATCCATTTCCCCATAAAAAAAAGTTTATAGTGGGAAGAGGTCCAGGATCTGGTGCTGGTAAAAATTGTGGATACGGAAACAAAGGTCAAAAATCAAGAAGTGGGAGAGGAAAAGAAGTATGGTTTGAAGGTGGTCAAACTCCAATATACAAAAGATTACCTCAACTTAGAGGAATTAAAAATAAATCCCTTAAAAATCTTAAAGAAATTGCATCTTTAAATATAAAAGATATTGTTGATCATTTTAAAGAAGGAGATACTGTAAACTTACAAACATTGAAAGAAAAGGGTTTAATTGAAAAAAGAATTAAATATCTAAAAATTCTTGGAGAAGGTGAAATCTCTTTTCCGCTCAATTTTGAGGCTCACTCTTTTAGTAAAACTGCAAAAGAGAAAATTGAGAAGGCTCAAGGAAAGTGCATTCTGTTGAGGTGA
- the rplQ gene encoding 50S ribosomal protein L17 — translation MRHKVGYRKLNRYPSHRKMMLRNLVTSLILKEKIITTEARAKEARKIADKIINLAKKDTLHAKRQIYSILLSKEAGKHLEEIKDKFEGRDGGYTRIVPLGERRGDGAKLVVLELVKE, via the coding sequence ATGAGGCATAAAGTTGGTTATAGAAAGTTGAATAGATATCCATCTCATAGAAAAATGATGTTGAGAAATTTAGTTACCTCTCTTATTTTAAAGGAAAAAATTATAACCACAGAAGCAAGAGCAAAAGAAGCAAGAAAAATTGCAGATAAAATTATAAATCTTGCTAAAAAAGATACACTTCATGCAAAAAGACAAATTTATTCGATTCTACTTTCAAAAGAGGCAGGTAAACATTTAGAAGAGATAAAAGATAAATTTGAAGGAAGAGATGGTGGTTATACAAGAATTGTACCCTTAGGAGAAAGGAGAGGAGACGGAGCTAAATTAGTAGTACTTGAACTTGTTAAAGAGTGA
- the rpsE gene encoding 30S ribosomal protein S5 has translation MIDHEELEVTSYEEQLIQVRRVAKVTKGGKRLKFRALVVVGDGSGKVGVGLGKASEVPDAIRKAVNRAKKDSIEIPLKGTTIPHEVWGKWGAAKVFLKPAVPGTGIIAGGPVRAILQKAGVKDVLSKSFGSNNQVNVAFATIEALKSLITYKEKMEILGKKRPKEEKE, from the coding sequence ATGATAGACCATGAAGAACTTGAAGTAACTTCATATGAGGAACAATTAATACAAGTAAGAAGAGTTGCAAAAGTAACAAAAGGTGGTAAAAGATTAAAATTTAGAGCACTTGTTGTTGTTGGTGATGGAAGTGGTAAAGTTGGTGTTGGTCTTGGTAAAGCAAGTGAAGTTCCAGATGCAATAAGAAAAGCAGTTAATAGGGCAAAAAAAGATTCAATTGAAATTCCACTTAAAGGCACCACAATCCCTCATGAAGTTTGGGGAAAATGGGGAGCAGCAAAAGTATTTTTAAAACCAGCAGTTCCGGGTACTGGAATAATAGCAGGTGGACCAGTAAGAGCAATTCTTCAGAAAGCAGGAGTTAAAGATGTTCTTTCTAAATCATTTGGATCAAATAACCAAGTAAATGTGGCTTTTGCAACTATTGAAGCGTTAAAAAGTTTAATAACTTATAAAGAAAAAATGGAAATTCTTGGCAAGAAGAGACCTAAGGAGGAGAAAGAATGA